A part of Streptomyces sp. DSM 40750 genomic DNA contains:
- a CDS encoding ester cyclase gives MGQAREVMDRLTDAVTTHPDLKALGALYAEDAVAITPDGGELHGRDDIVEYWRQMTEAIPDGKFESVHAYEVGDTAIDEGFFSGKNTGPIQLPSGETLPATQKDIKIRGVDFATVKDGRIVEYRLYFDEMEFLGQLGLLPDEPS, from the coding sequence ATGGGACAGGCACGTGAGGTCATGGACCGGCTCACGGACGCGGTGACCACGCACCCCGACCTGAAGGCCCTCGGCGCCCTGTACGCCGAGGACGCGGTCGCCATCACGCCCGACGGCGGCGAGCTCCACGGCCGCGACGACATCGTCGAGTACTGGCGCCAGATGACCGAGGCGATCCCGGACGGGAAGTTCGAATCGGTGCACGCGTACGAGGTCGGCGACACGGCCATCGACGAAGGCTTCTTCAGCGGAAAGAACACCGGGCCCATCCAGCTGCCCTCCGGGGAGACCCTCCCCGCGACCCAGAAGGACATCAAGATCCGCGGCGTGGACTTCGCCACCGTCAAGGACGGCCGCATCGTCGAATACCGGCTCTACTTCGACGAGATGGAGTTCCTGGGGCAACTGGGCCTGCTGCCCGACGAGCCCTCCTGA
- a CDS encoding SDR family NAD(P)-dependent oxidoreductase, whose translation MATAAPSAASRIAVVTGASSGIGAATARQLAAAGYRVVLTARRKDRIEALAEEINNGGGQAAAYALDVTDRAAVDEFASAFRTIGVLVNNAGGALGADPVATGDPADWRTMYETNVIGTLHVTQALLPALTASGDGTVVVVSSTAGHGTYEGGAGYVAAKHGAHVLAETLRLEIVGTPVRVIEIAPGMVKTDEFALTRFGGDADRAASVYEGVAEPLTADDVADTITWAVTRPSHVNVDLLVLRPRAQASNTKVHREL comes from the coding sequence ATGGCCACCGCCGCACCGTCCGCCGCCTCCCGCATCGCCGTCGTGACCGGTGCGAGCAGCGGGATCGGCGCCGCCACGGCCCGGCAGCTCGCCGCGGCGGGGTACCGGGTCGTGCTGACCGCCCGCCGCAAGGACCGTATCGAGGCGCTGGCCGAGGAGATCAACAACGGCGGCGGGCAGGCCGCGGCGTACGCCCTGGACGTCACGGACCGCGCGGCGGTCGACGAGTTCGCGTCCGCGTTCCGGACGATCGGTGTGCTGGTCAACAACGCGGGCGGCGCGCTCGGCGCCGACCCCGTGGCCACCGGCGACCCGGCCGACTGGCGCACGATGTACGAGACGAACGTCATCGGCACCCTCCACGTCACCCAGGCCCTGCTGCCCGCCCTGACCGCGAGCGGCGACGGCACGGTGGTCGTGGTGTCGTCGACGGCCGGGCACGGGACGTACGAGGGCGGCGCGGGCTATGTCGCCGCCAAGCACGGCGCGCACGTCCTCGCCGAGACGCTGCGGCTGGAGATCGTCGGGACGCCGGTCCGGGTCATCGAGATCGCGCCCGGCATGGTGAAGACGGACGAGTTCGCGCTGACCCGGTTCGGCGGCGACGCGGACAGGGCGGCGAGCGTCTACGAGGGCGTCGCGGAGCCCCTGACCGCCGACGACGTCGCCGACACGATCACCTGGGCGGTCACCCGGCCCTCCCATGTCAACGTCGACCTGCTCGTCCTGCGCCCCCGCGCCCAGGCCTCCAACACCAAAGTCCACCGGGAGCTGTGA
- a CDS encoding helix-turn-helix domain-containing protein, with protein sequence MAAPRRDTRGIVDAPELFARVRFRRREPAEPLRPYLEHYWLIDWDLPEPYVSQVVPHPSVNIVFQRYAGQEPFAEISGIGLGLFTRKLEGRGRVCGIQFRPGGFRPFAPDTPATAWTGRRVRLPEVFPDTDPAAVLAPDDEDARVAALDAFLTGLAPRPDPQADLAMALVDRIRTDRTIRRVTDFARAEGMSVRLLQRLFSAYVGVGPKWVILRYRIHEALERAATDHATDWAALAADLGYADQAHLVRDFTATVGVPPTAYAEAVSVPPSPTSRA encoded by the coding sequence ATGGCCGCCCCACGCCGCGACACCCGAGGGATCGTGGACGCTCCGGAACTCTTCGCCCGCGTCCGCTTCCGCCGCCGCGAGCCCGCCGAGCCGCTCCGCCCGTATCTGGAGCACTACTGGCTGATCGACTGGGACCTGCCCGAGCCGTATGTCTCACAGGTCGTCCCGCACCCGTCGGTGAACATCGTCTTCCAGCGGTACGCGGGACAGGAACCCTTCGCCGAGATCTCCGGCATCGGCCTCGGCCTCTTCACCCGGAAACTGGAGGGCAGGGGCCGGGTCTGCGGCATCCAGTTCCGCCCTGGTGGCTTCCGCCCCTTCGCCCCGGACACCCCCGCGACCGCCTGGACCGGCCGCCGCGTACGCCTGCCCGAGGTGTTCCCGGACACCGACCCGGCCGCGGTCCTCGCCCCCGACGACGAGGACGCCCGCGTCGCCGCCCTCGACGCGTTCCTGACCGGGCTCGCCCCGCGCCCCGACCCACAGGCGGACCTCGCCATGGCCCTCGTCGACCGCATCCGCACCGACCGCACGATCCGCCGCGTCACCGACTTCGCCCGCGCCGAGGGCATGTCCGTACGACTCCTGCAGCGCCTGTTCTCCGCGTACGTCGGCGTCGGCCCCAAGTGGGTCATCCTCCGCTATCGCATCCATGAGGCCCTGGAACGCGCCGCGACCGACCACGCGACCGACTGGGCCGCCCTCGCCGCCGACCTCGGCTACGCCGACCAGGCCCACCTCGTCCGCGACTTCACGGCGACGGTGGGGGTGCCGCCGACGGCGTACGCGGAGGCGGTTTCGGTCCCGCCATCGCCTACTTCGCGTGCGTGA
- a CDS encoding LLM class flavin-dependent oxidoreductase — protein sequence MQFGIFSVGDVTPDPTTGRTPSERERIKAMVEIALKAEEVGLDVFATGEHHNPPFVPSSPTTMLGYVAARTEKLVLSTATTLITTNDPVKIAEDFAMLQHLADGRVDLMMGRGNTGPVYPWFGQDIRQGINLAIENYALLHRLWREHVVDWEGKFRTPLQGFTSTPRPLDDIPPFVWHGSIRSPEIAEQAAYYGDGFFHNNIFWPADHTKRMVELYRQRYAHYGHGTPEQAIVGLGGHVFMRKNSQDAVREFRPYFDVAPVYGNGPSLEDFADQTPLTVGSPQQVIEKTLAFREYAGDYQRQLFLVDHAGLPLKTVLEQIDMLGEEVVPVLREEFAKGRPADVPDAPTHGSLLAAAEKESVA from the coding sequence ATGCAGTTCGGGATCTTCAGCGTCGGTGATGTGACGCCGGACCCCACCACGGGCCGGACGCCGAGCGAGCGCGAGCGCATCAAGGCGATGGTCGAGATCGCGTTGAAGGCGGAGGAGGTCGGGCTCGACGTCTTCGCCACCGGTGAGCACCACAACCCGCCGTTCGTGCCGTCGTCGCCGACCACGATGCTCGGTTACGTCGCCGCGCGGACCGAGAAGCTCGTCCTCTCCACCGCCACCACCCTCATCACCACCAACGACCCGGTGAAGATCGCCGAGGACTTCGCGATGCTCCAGCATCTGGCCGACGGGCGGGTGGACCTGATGATGGGGCGCGGGAACACCGGGCCCGTCTATCCGTGGTTCGGGCAGGACATCCGGCAGGGCATCAACCTCGCCATCGAGAACTACGCGCTGCTGCACCGCCTGTGGCGCGAGCACGTCGTCGACTGGGAGGGCAAGTTCCGCACACCGCTGCAGGGCTTCACCTCCACGCCCCGTCCGCTGGACGACATACCGCCGTTCGTCTGGCACGGGTCGATCCGCTCGCCCGAGATCGCCGAGCAGGCCGCGTACTACGGTGACGGCTTCTTCCACAACAACATCTTCTGGCCGGCCGACCACACCAAGCGGATGGTCGAGTTGTACCGGCAGCGGTACGCGCACTACGGGCACGGCACGCCCGAGCAGGCGATCGTGGGGCTCGGCGGGCATGTGTTCATGCGGAAGAACTCGCAGGACGCGGTGCGGGAGTTCCGGCCGTACTTCGACGTCGCGCCGGTCTACGGCAACGGGCCGTCTCTCGAGGACTTCGCCGACCAGACGCCGCTGACCGTCGGTTCGCCGCAGCAGGTGATCGAGAAGACGCTGGCGTTCCGGGAGTACGCCGGTGACTACCAGCGGCAGCTGTTCCTCGTCGACCACGCGGGGCTGCCGCTGAAGACCGTGCTCGAGCAGATCGACATGCTCGGCGAGGAGGTCGTGCCGGTGCTGCGGGAGGAGTTCGCGAAGGGGCGGCCGGCGGATGTGCCGGACGCGCCCACACACGGGTCGCTGCTGGCCGCGGCGGAGAAGGAGAGCGTGGCATGA
- a CDS encoding FMN reductase — protein sequence MRLVVVSAGLSVPSSTRLLGDRLAASVVGQAASVEVQVVELRDLAVEIAHNFTNGFPGRKLAAALDAVAGADGLVVVTPVFSASYSGLFKSFFDVLDRDALAGKPVLIAATGGSARHSLVLEHAMRPLFAYLRAVVVPTGVYAASEDWGAEGLAGRIERAAGELAGLMGGLSRRVVAPVEPEGLAVVPFEEQLAALKG from the coding sequence ATGAGGCTGGTCGTCGTCTCGGCGGGGCTGAGTGTGCCGTCGTCCACGCGGTTGTTGGGGGACCGGCTGGCCGCGTCGGTGGTCGGGCAGGCCGCGTCGGTGGAGGTGCAGGTCGTCGAACTGCGTGACCTGGCGGTGGAGATCGCGCACAACTTCACCAACGGGTTTCCCGGTCGGAAGCTCGCCGCCGCGCTCGACGCGGTGGCGGGGGCCGATGGGTTGGTCGTGGTGACGCCGGTGTTCTCCGCCTCGTACAGCGGGTTGTTCAAGTCGTTCTTCGACGTGCTCGACCGCGATGCGCTGGCGGGGAAGCCGGTGTTGATCGCCGCTACCGGGGGGTCGGCTCGGCATTCGCTGGTGTTGGAGCATGCGATGCGGCCGCTGTTCGCGTATCTGCGGGCTGTCGTGGTGCCTACGGGCGTGTATGCCGCGTCCGAGGACTGGGGCGCGGAGGGGTTGGCCGGGCGGATCGAGCGGGCGGCGGGGGAGTTGGCCGGGTTGATGGGCGGGCTCTCTCGGAGGGTGGTCGCGCCGGTTGAGCCCGAGGGGCTGGCTGTCGTTCCCTTCGAGGAGCAGTTGGCGGCGCTGAAGGGCTGA